A single region of the Verrucomicrobiota bacterium genome encodes:
- a CDS encoding 2,3-bisphosphoglycerate-independent phosphoglycerate mutase, producing MNLDALYSDLTLPTQAKLVLVVLDGLGDIAVPGRGEITPLEAAQTPNLDRLVRSGVAQGRMIPVAPGITPGSGPGHLALFGYDPLEFQVGRGVIEALGLGLELQAGDVAARANFCTLNAQGEVTDRRAGRIPTEVCEELCGKLAKKIKKCGDAEVRIQAGKEHRFVVVFRGKGLEGPLTSTDPNREGLPIHTAKPEDPKSAGQKKTAKAVADFYKQAREILKNEKQANGFLMRGIAHQPEIPSFEERYRLKPAALAVYPMYKGLAQLVGMTKIEGPLSITEQCERYLAEYDNYGFFFIHFKYTDKYGEDGNFEAKKKSIEEFDAALPILLKKKPDVLAITGDHSTPCAMKGHSWHPQPVMIHSDCSGSDKLDRFTETGANLGSLGVFEAKYLMRHMQANARMFDKFGA from the coding sequence ATGAACCTTGACGCACTGTATTCTGATCTCACCCTGCCCACACAGGCCAAACTCGTCCTCGTCGTGCTGGACGGGCTTGGCGATATTGCCGTGCCGGGGCGCGGCGAAATCACGCCGCTTGAAGCCGCCCAAACCCCCAACCTGGACCGTCTGGTCCGCTCGGGCGTTGCCCAAGGCCGCATGATCCCGGTCGCGCCCGGCATCACACCCGGAAGCGGTCCCGGCCACCTCGCCCTTTTCGGGTACGATCCCCTCGAATTCCAAGTTGGACGCGGCGTCATTGAGGCGCTTGGACTCGGACTCGAACTCCAAGCCGGCGATGTCGCCGCCCGCGCCAACTTCTGCACGCTGAATGCCCAGGGCGAAGTCACGGACCGCCGCGCCGGACGCATTCCCACCGAGGTCTGCGAGGAACTCTGCGGGAAGCTGGCGAAGAAAATCAAAAAGTGCGGCGACGCCGAAGTGCGCATCCAGGCCGGCAAGGAACATCGCTTCGTCGTGGTGTTCCGCGGCAAGGGACTCGAAGGGCCCCTGACCTCCACCGATCCCAACCGCGAAGGGCTCCCCATCCACACGGCCAAGCCCGAAGATCCCAAATCCGCCGGGCAAAAGAAGACGGCCAAGGCCGTGGCGGATTTCTACAAGCAAGCCCGCGAGATCCTGAAAAACGAAAAGCAGGCGAATGGGTTTCTCATGAGGGGCATCGCGCATCAGCCCGAGATTCCGTCCTTCGAGGAACGTTACCGCCTCAAGCCGGCGGCGCTGGCGGTGTATCCCATGTATAAGGGATTGGCCCAACTGGTCGGCATGACGAAGATCGAGGGCCCCCTCAGCATCACCGAGCAATGCGAGCGATACCTCGCGGAATACGACAACTATGGATTCTTTTTCATCCACTTCAAATACACCGACAAGTACGGCGAAGACGGGAACTTCGAGGCCAAGAAGAAGTCCATTGAGGAATTCGACGCCGCTCTGCCCATCCTGCTCAAGAAGAAGCCCGACGTCCTCGCCATCACCGGCGATCATTCCACGCCCTGCGCCATGAAGGGCCATTCGTGGCATCCCCAGCCGGTCATGATCCACTCGGACTGCTCCGGATCCGACAAGCTCGACCGCTTCACCGAAACGGGGGCAAATCTGGGGTCACTCGGTGTGTTTGAAGCCAAGTATCTCATGCGCCACATGCAAGCCAACGCCCGCATGTTCGACAAATTCGGAGCTTGA
- a CDS encoding M48 family metallopeptidase has translation MRGCAVPIELRQHHVNLLVSEPTYRSTGFFAPGPGAAPRSVSGAISIVNGQLVFKTSENQVAMPLGGLTVKFGGHDGRQPFFEHPNTPGWTLSTPDLSIWDHPVLKSDPGLRALLDRSKHSQPAAWRPLALLGGVTLLVTALVVWAVLQKDRWVLAVADRIPVSFEEKLGEQAISGMKAGGKFIQNPSLQQQLDQVTARLLPVVERQELKFRFHIASDTNINAFALPGGYVVVNSGLLAAVKQPEELAGVLAHELAHVTRRHGLRNLIQSAGLMILAQAVFGQWGGLEGVLIQSSQELLSQKYSRDFEREADEVGWNYLLEADIDPVGLISFFQTLKKQQGAMAALENPALALLSTHPATDERIATLEKKRKALPPDRKFRSLTPP, from the coding sequence ATGCGCGGCTGCGCCGTGCCGATCGAGCTCCGTCAACATCATGTCAACCTCCTCGTGAGCGAACCCACTTATCGATCCACCGGATTTTTCGCTCCCGGGCCGGGAGCTGCGCCTCGTTCGGTGTCGGGTGCGATTTCCATTGTGAACGGTCAGCTGGTCTTCAAAACCTCCGAGAACCAGGTCGCGATGCCCTTGGGCGGTCTGACGGTCAAATTCGGCGGGCACGACGGACGACAGCCCTTTTTTGAACATCCCAATACCCCCGGCTGGACCCTCTCCACCCCGGATCTTTCCATTTGGGATCATCCGGTCTTGAAGTCCGATCCGGGCCTCCGCGCTCTCCTGGACCGGAGCAAGCATTCCCAGCCGGCCGCGTGGCGTCCACTTGCCCTGCTCGGCGGGGTGACCCTCCTGGTGACGGCCCTGGTCGTGTGGGCGGTGCTGCAGAAGGATCGTTGGGTGCTGGCGGTGGCGGACCGCATTCCGGTCTCGTTCGAGGAAAAACTCGGGGAACAAGCCATCTCGGGAATGAAAGCGGGCGGGAAGTTCATCCAAAATCCTTCGCTACAGCAGCAACTCGATCAGGTCACCGCCCGGCTCCTTCCCGTGGTGGAGCGTCAAGAACTGAAGTTCAGGTTTCATATCGCGTCCGATACCAACATCAATGCCTTTGCGTTGCCGGGCGGTTATGTGGTGGTGAATTCAGGGCTGCTGGCCGCGGTGAAACAACCCGAGGAGCTTGCCGGAGTCCTGGCGCACGAACTCGCCCATGTCACGCGCCGGCATGGCTTGCGCAACCTCATCCAATCCGCCGGCCTCATGATCCTCGCGCAGGCCGTGTTTGGCCAATGGGGGGGGCTGGAAGGCGTGTTGATCCAAAGTTCCCAGGAATTGCTCTCCCAGAAATACTCGCGCGATTTCGAACGCGAAGCGGATGAAGTGGGATGGAATTACCTCCTGGAAGCCGACATCGATCCCGTCGGATTAATCTCGTTTTTTCAAACGTTGAAAAAACAGCAGGGGGCCATGGCCGCCCTGGAGAATCCCGCCC
- a CDS encoding nucleotidyltransferase family protein: protein MKAVILAAGKGTRMRDLTNALPKPMLPVQGKPILQHILEGLAGNGLRDFCIVTGWKAEAIESHFGDGSRFGWRVHYQRQVVQDGTGKAPELAQAFVGQEPFLLTYGDILVKPETYGAMLKRFAEGSFSGLLTVTQGEDVTKGGLNFFDASFCLKRLVEKPTPAQIEELKRTGWIQPGQPVYYNAGIYLFHPVLFEFTARLNKSPRGEYELTDALSAMMEAGHRLAGLEIVGRWVDVRDPEVLAKLESEA, encoded by the coding sequence ATGAAAGCCGTCATCCTCGCCGCCGGCAAAGGCACGCGCATGCGTGACCTGACGAATGCCCTGCCCAAACCGATGCTTCCGGTTCAGGGCAAACCCATTCTGCAACACATCCTCGAAGGACTCGCCGGAAACGGCCTGCGTGATTTCTGCATCGTCACGGGCTGGAAGGCGGAGGCGATTGAATCGCATTTTGGCGACGGCTCCCGCTTCGGATGGCGTGTGCATTACCAGCGCCAAGTGGTCCAGGATGGCACCGGCAAAGCCCCCGAACTCGCCCAAGCCTTCGTCGGCCAGGAGCCCTTTCTTCTGACCTATGGCGATATCCTGGTCAAACCGGAGACCTACGGCGCCATGCTCAAACGCTTCGCCGAGGGTTCCTTCTCCGGCCTGCTGACGGTCACGCAAGGCGAGGACGTGACGAAAGGCGGCCTGAACTTTTTTGACGCGTCGTTCTGCCTCAAGCGTCTGGTCGAAAAGCCCACTCCGGCGCAGATCGAGGAACTGAAGCGCACGGGCTGGATCCAGCCCGGCCAGCCGGTCTATTACAACGCCGGGATCTATTTGTTTCACCCGGTGCTCTTCGAGTTCACGGCCCGGCTGAACAAATCGCCGCGCGGCGAGTACGAGCTGACGGACGCTCTCTCCGCCATGATGGAAGCCGGTCATCGACTCGCCGGTCTCGAGATCGTCGGGCGCTGGGTCGATGTGCGCGATCCGGAGGTCCTCGCCAAACTCGAATCTGAAGCATGA
- the nadB gene encoding L-aspartate oxidase — MAHYYDCLVIGSGIAGLSFAMKAGAHARVGILTKKDRAESNTNYAQGGIAAVTSREDSFLMHVRDTLQAGAGLCHESVVRTIVEEGPARVAELMELGMQFAEREVPASGGARELDLGKEGGHSKRRILHARDVTGREIERALLEAVARRPQVEVLEDHLAIDLIITSKLGIEGPLRCMGVYALDKQSGRVEAYVAPMVVLASGGCGKVYLYTTNPDIATGDGVAMAYRAGATIANMEFIQFHPTCLYHPKAKSFLISEAVRGEGGILKTTAGESFMDRYHAQASLAPRDIVARAIDHVMKRTGAEHVLLDITHKPARFLMERFPNIYRTCLSFGIDMTKEPIPVVPAAHYQCGGVRTELDGSTDIAGLYAIGEVACTGLHGANRLASNSLLEALVCAHRTSLVVQEVCAQRITAEIPEWGSGQAANADELVVVSHNWDEIRRLMWDYVGIVRTTKRLQRARARVANLLQEIHEYYWDFIVTSDLLELRNIATVADIIIQSALQRKESRGLHFTLDYPHTDPHLANQDTLVRNPLGA, encoded by the coding sequence ATGGCACACTATTACGACTGTTTGGTGATCGGAAGCGGCATCGCCGGGTTATCCTTCGCGATGAAAGCCGGCGCCCACGCGCGCGTGGGGATTCTGACCAAGAAAGACCGCGCCGAATCCAACACCAACTACGCTCAGGGAGGCATTGCCGCCGTCACCAGTCGCGAGGATTCCTTTTTGATGCACGTGCGGGACACGTTGCAGGCGGGCGCCGGGCTTTGCCATGAATCGGTGGTTCGAACGATCGTTGAGGAAGGTCCCGCGCGCGTGGCCGAGTTGATGGAGCTTGGCATGCAATTCGCCGAGCGCGAAGTCCCGGCCTCGGGTGGCGCCCGCGAACTCGATTTGGGCAAGGAGGGCGGCCATTCGAAGCGCCGCATTTTGCATGCGCGCGATGTGACGGGGCGGGAGATCGAGCGCGCGCTGCTGGAGGCCGTGGCTCGCCGCCCGCAGGTCGAAGTCCTGGAGGATCATCTGGCCATCGACTTGATCATCACCTCGAAACTCGGGATCGAGGGTCCTCTCCGCTGCATGGGCGTCTATGCGCTCGACAAGCAGTCCGGGCGCGTCGAGGCCTACGTGGCGCCGATGGTGGTGCTGGCGAGCGGCGGCTGCGGCAAGGTGTATCTCTACACGACCAATCCTGACATTGCGACCGGGGACGGCGTGGCCATGGCCTATCGCGCGGGCGCCACCATTGCGAACATGGAATTCATCCAGTTCCACCCCACGTGTCTTTACCATCCGAAAGCCAAGTCGTTCCTCATCAGCGAGGCAGTTCGGGGTGAGGGGGGGATCCTGAAAACCACGGCGGGGGAAAGCTTCATGGATCGCTATCATGCGCAGGCGTCGCTGGCCCCGCGCGATATTGTGGCGCGCGCGATCGATCACGTCATGAAACGCACGGGGGCCGAACATGTGTTGCTTGATATCACCCACAAGCCCGCCCGCTTCCTCATGGAACGGTTTCCGAACATCTACCGGACCTGCTTGAGCTTCGGGATCGACATGACCAAGGAGCCCATCCCGGTCGTACCCGCCGCCCATTATCAATGCGGGGGAGTGCGGACCGAGTTGGACGGATCGACCGATATCGCGGGGCTGTACGCCATCGGCGAGGTTGCCTGCACCGGCCTGCACGGAGCCAACCGACTCGCGAGCAACAGCCTGTTGGAGGCCCTGGTTTGCGCCCATCGCACCTCGCTCGTGGTCCAGGAGGTCTGCGCCCAAAGAATCACGGCGGAAATCCCCGAGTGGGGGTCGGGGCAAGCGGCCAACGCGGATGAACTCGTCGTGGTGTCACACAATTGGGACGAGATCCGCCGGCTGATGTGGGATTACGTGGGCATCGTACGCACCACCAAACGGTTGCAACGCGCCCGAGCCCGGGTCGCGAATCTTCTCCAGGAAATCCACGAGTATTATTGGGACTTCATCGTCACCAGCGACCTCCTGGAATTGCGCAACATCGCCACGGTGGCAGACATCATCATTCAAAGCGCTCTGCAACGCAAAGAGAGCCGCGGACTTCATTTCACACTCGACTACCCGCACACGGATCCCCATCTCGCCAACCAGGACACCCTGGTGCGGAACCCGCTCGGCGCCTGA
- a CDS encoding pantoate--beta-alanine ligase, producing MQTVTATAMMQKRALRWRRQGLPVALVPTMGFLHPGHLSLIERARREAGRRGLVVVSIYVNPTQFGPREDFNRYPRDLKRDLRLCRQAGADFVFAPSNAEMYAGGGSGEESSTSVVEESVTIGMEGDSRPTHFRGVATVVAKLFHLVLPTVAVFGEKDYQQAALIRRMVRDLFFPLEVLVAPTRREPDGLAMSSRNVYLSETQRREAAVLFRALERTRARVADRPVSAPKLKSQVKAFIEGTTSGRLDYAEFFDSETLRPVRMVRPGARMALAVFFGKTRLIDNGPL from the coding sequence ATGCAAACCGTGACGGCCACCGCGATGATGCAGAAGCGGGCGCTGCGATGGCGGCGCCAAGGGCTTCCGGTCGCGCTGGTGCCGACGATGGGGTTTCTGCACCCGGGCCACTTGAGCTTGATCGAGCGCGCCCGCCGCGAAGCGGGCCGCCGGGGCTTGGTCGTGGTGAGCATTTATGTCAATCCGACCCAGTTTGGACCTCGCGAGGATTTCAACCGTTATCCCCGCGATCTCAAGCGCGACCTTCGGCTGTGCCGCCAAGCCGGCGCGGATTTCGTCTTTGCGCCCTCCAATGCTGAGATGTATGCCGGGGGCGGTTCCGGCGAGGAATCCAGCACGAGCGTCGTCGAGGAATCCGTGACAATAGGGATGGAGGGGGATTCGCGGCCGACTCATTTTCGCGGAGTGGCCACGGTTGTGGCCAAGCTGTTTCACCTTGTGCTGCCCACCGTCGCGGTTTTCGGGGAAAAAGATTACCAGCAGGCGGCTTTGATCCGGCGCATGGTGCGTGACTTGTTCTTTCCCCTCGAGGTCCTCGTGGCTCCGACCCGGCGTGAGCCGGACGGCTTGGCCATGAGCTCGCGCAACGTTTATCTTTCCGAAACGCAACGGCGAGAGGCGGCGGTTTTATTCCGAGCGCTGGAGCGGACGCGCGCCCGGGTAGCCGACCGCCCCGTCTCCGCTCCCAAGTTGAAGTCGCAGGTGAAAGCGTTCATTGAAGGCACGACCTCGGGGCGGCTGGACTATGCCGAGTTTTTCGATTCGGAAACCCTCCGTCCGGTTCGAATGGTCCGGCCCGGCGCGCGCATGGCGCTCGCGGTCTTTTTTGGCAAGACCCGGTTGATTGACAACGGACCTTTGTAA
- the recA gene encoding recombinase RecA: MATKTPEKSSEKSVPETKPTAEAAKLQATRQRELESAISTITKAYGEGSIMRLGDSQAARKIEVIPVGALALDLALGVGGLPRGRVVEIFGPESSGKTTLMLHVIANAQKTGGLAAFIDAEHALDPGYAKKLGVNLDDLLVSQPDSGEEALSICETLARSNALDVIVVDSVAALVPKAELEGEMGMATMGMQARLMSQALRKLTAILNKARTTCIFTNQIREKVGVMFGNPETTPGGKALKFYASVRLDIRRKDTLKDSAGSAVGNHVKVKVVKNKVAPPFVEAEFDIVFNHGINKEGSILDVGIDSGVVEKKGAWLQFSGELIGQGKEAAQRTLVEKPELARKITDAILAKRAAPPLAEAKSS; encoded by the coding sequence ATGGCCACCAAGACACCTGAAAAGTCTTCCGAAAAGTCCGTCCCCGAAACCAAACCCACCGCCGAAGCCGCCAAACTCCAAGCCACGCGCCAGCGCGAATTGGAATCCGCGATTTCCACGATCACCAAAGCCTACGGCGAAGGCAGCATCATGCGCCTCGGCGACAGCCAGGCCGCGCGCAAGATCGAAGTCATTCCCGTCGGCGCTCTTGCCCTCGACCTCGCCCTCGGGGTGGGCGGCTTGCCCCGCGGCCGCGTCGTCGAAATCTTCGGCCCGGAATCCTCGGGCAAAACGACCCTGATGTTGCACGTGATCGCCAACGCCCAAAAGACGGGCGGTCTCGCCGCGTTCATCGACGCGGAACACGCCCTCGACCCGGGCTACGCCAAAAAACTCGGCGTCAATCTGGACGACTTGCTCGTATCCCAGCCGGACAGCGGGGAAGAAGCGCTTTCCATCTGTGAAACCCTCGCCCGCTCGAACGCGCTCGACGTGATCGTGGTGGACTCGGTTGCGGCGCTCGTGCCCAAAGCGGAGCTCGAGGGTGAGATGGGCATGGCTACCATGGGCATGCAAGCCCGCTTGATGAGCCAAGCCCTGCGGAAGCTCACCGCCATTCTCAACAAAGCCCGCACCACCTGCATTTTCACGAACCAGATCCGTGAAAAAGTTGGCGTCATGTTCGGCAATCCCGAGACCACCCCCGGCGGCAAAGCGCTCAAATTCTACGCCAGCGTGCGCCTCGACATCCGGCGCAAGGACACCCTCAAGGACAGCGCCGGCAGCGCCGTGGGCAATCACGTCAAAGTCAAAGTCGTGAAGAACAAAGTCGCCCCGCCGTTCGTCGAAGCCGAGTTCGACATCGTCTTCAATCACGGGATCAACAAGGAAGGGAGCATCCTCGACGTGGGCATCGATTCCGGGGTGGTGGAGAAAAAGGGCGCCTGGCTGCAGTTCTCCGGCGAACTGATCGGCCAGGGAAAGGAAGCGGCCCAGAGAACGCTCGTAGAAAAACCGGAGCTCGCGCGCAAGATCACCGACGCCATTCTGGCCAAGCGTGCCGCGCCTCCACTGGCCGAAGCCAAATCGAGTTGA